From Cloacibacillus sp., the proteins below share one genomic window:
- the rbfA gene encoding 30S ribosome-binding factor RbfA — protein MATYRIDRINKEFLRLISEMLQTRIKRAEAAEAVLTKVSVSRDLSYAKVFYTLIKEENREKVQAVLDSAAGPLRSMLGKEMHLRTIPELHFCYDDSENRARAMDELLDKVAELDARKRAERDARQ, from the coding sequence ATGGCGACCTATCGAATTGACAGGATAAACAAAGAATTTCTGCGTCTCATCTCCGAGATGCTCCAGACGCGGATAAAAAGGGCGGAGGCGGCGGAAGCCGTACTCACGAAGGTCTCCGTGTCGCGTGACCTGAGCTACGCAAAGGTTTTTTATACCCTTATAAAAGAAGAAAACCGCGAAAAGGTCCAGGCCGTGCTTGACTCGGCGGCGGGTCCCCTCCGTTCTATGCTCGGCAAGGAGATGCATCTGCGCACGATCCCCGAGCTGCACTTCTGCTATGACGACTCGGAAAACAGGGCGCGCGCGATGGACGAGCTGCTTGATAAAGTGGCTGAGCTTGACGCGCGGAAGAGGGCCGAAAGGGACGCTCGGCAGTGA